One genomic window of Octopus bimaculoides isolate UCB-OBI-ISO-001 chromosome 2, ASM119413v2, whole genome shotgun sequence includes the following:
- the LOC106877001 gene encoding fatty acid-binding protein, liver: MDSFVGKWEQSDAEPTNFDAFLDATGLPEEAKAKLKAARITVEYAKDGDSWKITTTSSGHSKTSVLQIGVPYQSTDLLGRKFTNVVTMDGPNKMKQSCTEWAESTIETESVLSGDTITLTCTTKGVSTSSVFKRA, from the exons ATGGACAGCTTTGTCGGAAAATGGGAACAAAGTGATGCAGAACCAACAAACTTTGATGCCTTTCTTGATGCTacag GTCTTCCTGAAGAAGCCAAAGCAAAATTAAAAGCTGCTCGCATTACAGTTGAGTATGCAAAAGATGGCGACTCTTGGAAAATCACAACCACATCCAGTGGCCATTCAAAGACCAGTGTTCTTCAAATTGGTGTCCCTTATCAGTCTACAGATTTATTAGGCCGCAAGTTCACG AACGTTGTGACTATGGATGGTCCAAATAAAATGAAGCAATCATGTACAGAATGGGCTGAATCTACCATTGAAACAGAGTCTGTTTTATCTGGTGACACTATTACCCTG ACTTGCACCACCAAGGGAGTATCGACCAGCTCTGTCTTCAAAAGGGCTTAA